From Acidimicrobiales bacterium, one genomic window encodes:
- a CDS encoding cytochrome P450, which translates to MTASPDEILLTLMMDPAAIPDPHPLYRQLRETAPLFKTAIGETWVVSGFENSRALLRDPRCGQPPRDAAEGRVAIDGSPRRNRGGDAQPMLFMNPPDHTRVRGLVSRAFTPRRVELLRDEVVAMTDRLLDALDGEGDFIDGLAFPLPANVISALVGVPEADRDWLRPLIADLVPTIEPTATAEVMEKADVAGARVSEYLTDLIATRRAEPRDDMLSALIQASDGDDQLSEAEVIVNIFLIYAAGFETTTHLLANMVRQLVAHPGELDRLRGDRSLIPNTVEETLRFDPPVQLDARFAFDDIDIDGVTIEKGSSIITLLAGANRDPAVCDNPDDFDVGRTDVQLMSFGSGIHYCLGAALARLEAQVVLERLLDRYGSWEITAEPVWQTRITIRGVERLDVKFA; encoded by the coding sequence GCAGCTGCGGGAGACAGCGCCCCTCTTCAAGACGGCGATCGGGGAGACCTGGGTGGTGTCGGGGTTCGAGAACTCCCGAGCGCTGCTCCGCGATCCACGTTGCGGCCAACCACCCCGCGACGCGGCCGAGGGTCGAGTGGCCATCGACGGTTCACCGAGGCGGAACAGGGGCGGCGATGCCCAACCGATGCTCTTCATGAATCCGCCCGATCACACGCGAGTGCGAGGCCTCGTGAGCCGGGCGTTCACCCCCCGCCGGGTCGAGCTCCTGCGGGACGAAGTCGTCGCGATGACCGACCGACTGCTCGATGCACTCGACGGCGAGGGCGACTTCATCGACGGGCTCGCCTTCCCGCTGCCGGCCAACGTCATCAGCGCGCTCGTGGGCGTCCCCGAAGCCGACCGGGATTGGCTGCGCCCGCTGATCGCCGATCTGGTGCCGACCATCGAGCCCACCGCCACGGCGGAGGTGATGGAGAAGGCCGACGTCGCCGGGGCCCGGGTGAGCGAGTACCTCACCGACCTGATCGCCACCCGGCGCGCGGAACCGCGTGACGACATGTTGTCGGCGCTCATCCAGGCGAGCGACGGCGACGATCAACTCAGCGAGGCAGAGGTCATCGTCAACATCTTCCTCATCTACGCCGCCGGATTCGAGACGACCACCCACCTTCTCGCCAACATGGTGCGTCAGCTCGTCGCCCACCCGGGTGAGCTGGATCGCCTGCGCGGCGATCGTTCGCTCATTCCCAACACCGTCGAGGAGACCTTGCGGTTCGATCCGCCGGTGCAGCTCGACGCCCGGTTCGCCTTCGACGACATCGACATCGACGGGGTCACGATCGAGAAGGGCTCGTCGATCATCACGCTGCTGGCCGGCGCCAATCGGGATCCCGCAGTATGCGACAACCCCGACGACTTCGACGTCGGGCGGACCGATGTCCAACTGATGTCGTTCGGCTCGGGCATCCACTACTGCCTCGGCGCAGCCCTGGCCCGCCTCGAAGCGCAGGTGGTGCTCGAACGCCTGCTCGATCGCTACGGCTCGTGGGAGATCACGGCCGAGCCGGTCTGGCAGACCCGGATCACAATCCGCGGTGTCGAGCGCCTCGACGTGAAGTTCGCCTGA
- a CDS encoding thioesterase family protein, translating into MTDWRDSKAEPDEYLVEVDGDTIEPTHLCGGPWSPDAQHGSAVAATLAWAVEQVETPVPMRPVRFTADLLSPVPLTPLRWEARTVKAGKRIAVVDSALYDGDRLAARASTLLMRSEVTIDIPDDVNQPPPVPLPPREPLPVDDFVVPEGTEWTPPGFAFAMDYERTAGAMSQGAPASIWMRLRCRTVAGEDATPFQWAVAAADMGSQLGGFLPFATYRTINADITLHLHRLPTTSWIGLDGTHRVAPDAIGQTNASMFDEEGLVAQMQSSVHIDRWG; encoded by the coding sequence GTGACCGACTGGCGTGACAGCAAGGCCGAGCCCGACGAGTACCTCGTCGAGGTCGACGGCGACACCATCGAGCCGACCCACCTCTGCGGTGGACCCTGGTCGCCCGACGCGCAGCACGGCAGCGCAGTAGCGGCCACTCTGGCGTGGGCGGTCGAGCAGGTCGAGACACCCGTTCCGATGCGTCCGGTCCGCTTCACCGCGGACCTCCTGAGCCCGGTGCCGCTCACCCCCCTTCGATGGGAGGCCCGCACCGTCAAGGCGGGTAAGCGCATCGCCGTGGTCGATTCGGCGCTCTACGACGGTGATCGTCTCGCCGCTCGCGCCTCCACCCTGTTGATGCGCAGCGAGGTCACGATCGACATCCCCGACGATGTGAACCAGCCGCCTCCCGTCCCGTTGCCGCCACGCGAGCCGCTGCCCGTTGACGACTTCGTGGTGCCGGAGGGAACGGAGTGGACACCACCGGGCTTCGCGTTCGCCATGGACTACGAGCGCACCGCCGGCGCGATGTCGCAGGGCGCCCCCGCGTCGATCTGGATGCGGCTCCGTTGCCGGACCGTTGCCGGTGAGGACGCGACGCCGTTCCAATGGGCCGTCGCCGCGGCCGACATGGGCAGCCAGCTCGGTGGATTCCTCCCGTTCGCCACGTATCGCACGATCAATGCCGACATCACGCTGCACCTGCATCGGTTGCCGACGACGTCATGGATCGGCCTCGACGGCACCCATCGGGTGGCCCCCGACGCGATCGGGCAGACGAACGCCTCGATGTTCGACGAGGAGGGGCTCGTCGCCCAGATGCAGTCGTCGGTGCACATCGACCGCTGGGGGTAG
- a CDS encoding DUF4397 domain-containing protein gives MRRVLVAVLALLTAAGLLAASPAGAVGGTTNTTVVHGIPGLTVDVYVDGGLALDDFAPGTVAGPLTLPAGSHSVAITAADATDDSSPVLAADVVLVAGADMSIVAHLTESGDPTVSVFTNDTSALASGEGRLTVRHTAAAPAVDVLAGGTVAFADLSSGNSAAADLAAGTLPVSLNAAGTSTQAFPASGTVDVALPAGVNLVVYAIGDLGASTFDLAVQTIGEGTIGAPSQISVVHGVPGLTVDVYVGGVLLLEDFAPATVAGPVLLPAGTYDIEVFAADATYEAGMGAIFVDDAVVPGGANISVVAHLDAAGAPTASIFVNDTSAIADGEARLVVRHTAQAPTVDVLTGTTKLADSISNDPTAESQQVDVPAGTYPVTVNAEDDPTPAVDLGDVSLAEGQATIVYAIGELGTSFAVAVQSIVGLAADGAFDDSGSTEFYSDDVRTLLQLGITTGTSPITYSPDDCVTRGQMAAFLVRTLNLPASSVDAFTDDDGTRFEDDINALAASAITTGTSATTYSPDDCVTREQMALFLVRAFNVPASGTDAFGDDDGLTGEPAINALAAADITTGTSPTMFSPTDLVTRGQMASFIARSLALGSLG, from the coding sequence ATGCGACGCGTTCTCGTCGCCGTCCTGGCGCTCCTGACGGCGGCCGGCCTTTTGGCCGCCTCGCCCGCAGGAGCCGTCGGCGGCACAACCAACACCACGGTGGTCCACGGAATCCCCGGACTCACCGTCGATGTCTACGTCGACGGCGGACTCGCCCTCGACGACTTCGCTCCCGGGACCGTCGCCGGCCCGCTGACGCTGCCGGCCGGCTCCCACTCCGTCGCGATCACCGCCGCTGATGCGACAGACGACTCCAGTCCGGTGCTCGCCGCCGACGTCGTGCTCGTCGCCGGCGCCGACATGTCGATCGTCGCCCATCTGACCGAGTCGGGCGACCCGACCGTGTCGGTCTTCACCAACGACACCTCCGCGCTCGCGTCCGGCGAGGGTCGTCTCACCGTCCGCCACACCGCCGCCGCCCCTGCGGTCGACGTTCTCGCCGGCGGCACCGTGGCGTTCGCCGATCTGAGCAGCGGTAATTCTGCCGCCGCTGATCTCGCGGCCGGCACCTTGCCCGTGTCGCTGAACGCCGCCGGTACGTCCACGCAGGCCTTCCCCGCCTCCGGCACCGTCGACGTCGCGCTGCCCGCCGGCGTGAACCTCGTCGTCTACGCGATCGGCGATCTCGGCGCGTCGACCTTCGACCTCGCCGTTCAGACGATCGGCGAGGGCACCATCGGGGCACCCTCGCAGATCAGTGTCGTGCACGGCGTGCCCGGCCTGACCGTCGACGTCTACGTGGGCGGCGTGCTCCTCCTCGAGGACTTCGCTCCCGCCACCGTCGCCGGACCGGTTCTTCTCCCGGCCGGTACCTATGACATCGAGGTCTTCGCCGCCGATGCCACCTACGAGGCCGGCATGGGTGCCATCTTCGTCGACGACGCAGTGGTCCCTGGCGGGGCCAACATCTCCGTCGTCGCCCACCTCGACGCCGCCGGCGCACCCACTGCGTCGATCTTCGTCAACGACACGTCGGCGATCGCCGACGGTGAGGCCCGCCTCGTCGTGCGCCACACCGCCCAGGCTCCCACCGTCGACGTCCTGACCGGCACGACGAAGTTGGCCGACAGCATCAGTAACGATCCGACCGCCGAATCGCAGCAGGTCGACGTCCCGGCCGGTACCTACCCGGTCACCGTGAACGCGGAGGACGACCCGACCCCGGCCGTTGATCTGGGTGACGTGAGCCTCGCCGAAGGCCAGGCGACCATCGTCTATGCCATCGGGGAGCTGGGCACGTCCTTCGCCGTCGCCGTCCAGTCGATCGTCGGCCTCGCGGCCGACGGTGCGTTCGACGACTCCGGCAGCACGGAGTTCTACAGCGACGACGTGCGGACGCTCCTGCAGCTCGGCATCACCACCGGTACCTCGCCGATCACGTACTCGCCCGACGACTGCGTGACCCGCGGTCAGATGGCGGCCTTCCTGGTCCGCACGCTGAACCTGCCGGCCTCGAGTGTCGACGCCTTCACCGACGACGACGGCACCCGCTTCGAGGACGACATCAACGCCCTCGCAGCATCGGCGATCACCACCGGTACGTCCGCCACGACGTACTCGCCGGACGACTGCGTCACCCGCGAGCAGATGGCGCTGTTCCTGGTCCGTGCGTTCAACGTGCCGGCCTCCGGAACCGACGCCTTCGGCGATGACGATGGCCTCACCGGCGAGCCGGCGATCAACGCTCTCGCCGCGGCCGACATCACCACCGGCACCTCGCCGACGATGTTCTCGCCGACCGACCTGGTGACCCGGGGCCAGATGGCGTCGTTCATCGCCCGATCGCTCGCTCTCGGCTCCCTCGGCTGA
- a CDS encoding enoyl-CoA hydratase/isomerase family protein, with amino-acid sequence MPSAEDAPRSIEEEIRLEYHGKVAVITIDRPHVGNALNPPCRNRIRDLFNEFNVNHRARAVILTASGEKLFCPGADLSHVYENDRAEDIPDRVIGDPRRMMMDGQYTLFPALLDCDVPVIAAVNGTAAGMGAHLALACDLVICADNAKFVEVFARRGLVPDALGPWLLPRIIGVRRTMELMLFAEDVPAEKALEWGLANKVVPQADLMDSAMEWAERLAAGPTRSFGFTKWLVNQSLDTDRKTMMENEALAVELNTYTADSEEGVASFRERRSPEWKGY; translated from the coding sequence ATGCCCAGCGCCGAAGATGCCCCCCGCTCCATCGAAGAGGAGATCCGCCTCGAGTACCACGGAAAGGTGGCGGTGATCACCATCGATCGGCCGCACGTGGGCAACGCCCTCAACCCGCCGTGCCGCAACCGGATCCGTGACCTCTTCAACGAGTTCAACGTGAACCATCGGGCTCGTGCCGTGATTCTCACCGCCTCGGGCGAGAAGCTCTTCTGCCCCGGCGCCGACCTCTCCCACGTCTACGAGAACGACCGGGCCGAGGACATCCCCGACCGGGTGATCGGCGACCCTCGTCGCATGATGATGGACGGGCAGTACACCCTGTTCCCGGCCCTGCTCGATTGCGACGTTCCCGTGATCGCGGCCGTCAACGGCACGGCCGCCGGCATGGGGGCGCACCTGGCGCTGGCCTGTGACCTGGTCATCTGCGCCGACAACGCCAAGTTCGTCGAGGTCTTCGCCCGCCGCGGTCTCGTACCCGACGCGCTGGGCCCGTGGCTGCTCCCCCGCATCATCGGCGTACGCCGCACGATGGAACTCATGCTCTTCGCCGAGGACGTGCCGGCCGAGAAAGCCCTCGAATGGGGCCTCGCCAACAAGGTCGTGCCCCAGGCCGACCTCATGGACTCGGCCATGGAGTGGGCCGAGCGCCTCGCCGCCGGACCGACCCGGTCGTTCGGGTTCACCAAGTGGCTCGTCAATCAGAGCCTCGACACCGACCGAAAGACGATGATGGAGAACGAGGCACTGGCGGTGGAGCTCAACACCTACACCGCCGACTCCGAGGAAGGCGTCGCCAGCTTCCGGGAGCGCCGGAGCCCCGAATGGAAGGGCTACTGA
- a CDS encoding DEAD/DEAH box helicase, translating into MNRSITLRKWQHSAIRDFLDKVAKEKDIEGGHRDFLAVACPGAGKTTFALTAVRHWLAGERRPFVVVVPTRHLKTQWATAAERFGFHLEPDWEGREPTVPSDMHGIIVTYAQVATSSRLLRKLSENGIVILDEIHHAGGDKTWGEGVEIAFENAGARLLLSGTPFRSDDAPIPFVTYTLGDHGDALADYEYDYGNALVDGGVVRPVFFPRFDGLMEWIGADGSLKEASFGDDLDQEDRSARLRTALSVDGDWLSTVLVKADERLRSIRRQTPDAGGLVIAMDQEHARGIARLLERWTGETPALAVSDDPRASEVIEEFARSDDAWVIAVRMISEGVDIPRLRVAVHATTTITPLFFRQAVGRIARWTPGRQSQKAYYFVPDDPRLRHHAANIAETRRHSIDKRIANDVQKDTALDDLSRAVEIEEQPSLFQALSSTAMDTDDDSSSLSSSIDDGTDPNEDVIVEMDELAGLPIDLPPPPALPGRGTDPRAALGDLRSRHARKKDLRQWNADKVLELVRSTGMDHRSVNAELNRRSRVERVAEADEVSLRRRLDTANAWLESLRR; encoded by the coding sequence ATGAACCGGAGCATCACGCTTCGCAAGTGGCAGCACTCGGCCATTCGCGACTTCCTCGACAAGGTCGCGAAGGAGAAGGACATCGAGGGCGGACACCGCGATTTCCTCGCCGTCGCCTGCCCCGGCGCAGGAAAGACGACCTTCGCGCTCACCGCCGTGCGGCACTGGTTGGCAGGGGAGCGGCGGCCCTTCGTCGTCGTGGTGCCCACCCGCCACCTGAAGACCCAATGGGCGACGGCCGCCGAGCGGTTCGGGTTCCACCTCGAGCCCGATTGGGAGGGCCGCGAGCCGACCGTGCCGAGCGACATGCACGGCATCATCGTCACCTACGCCCAAGTGGCCACCTCCTCGCGGCTGCTGCGCAAGCTGTCCGAGAACGGCATCGTGATACTCGACGAGATCCACCACGCCGGCGGCGACAAGACCTGGGGCGAGGGTGTCGAGATCGCGTTCGAGAACGCCGGGGCCCGCCTGCTGCTGTCGGGTACGCCCTTCCGGTCCGACGACGCGCCGATCCCGTTCGTCACCTACACGCTCGGCGATCATGGCGATGCGTTGGCCGACTACGAGTACGACTACGGCAATGCCCTGGTCGACGGTGGCGTCGTCCGCCCCGTCTTCTTTCCCCGCTTCGACGGGCTCATGGAGTGGATCGGGGCCGACGGGTCGCTGAAGGAGGCGAGCTTCGGCGACGACCTCGACCAGGAGGACCGCAGCGCCCGCCTCCGCACCGCCCTGAGCGTCGACGGCGACTGGCTCTCGACCGTGCTGGTGAAAGCCGACGAGCGGCTGCGCTCGATACGCCGCCAGACCCCCGACGCCGGCGGACTGGTGATCGCGATGGACCAGGAGCACGCACGCGGCATCGCCCGGCTCCTCGAGCGGTGGACGGGCGAGACGCCGGCGCTTGCCGTATCCGACGATCCCCGCGCCTCCGAGGTGATCGAGGAGTTCGCGCGCAGCGACGATGCCTGGGTGATCGCGGTCCGCATGATCTCCGAAGGCGTCGACATCCCGCGTCTGCGGGTCGCCGTCCATGCCACCACCACGATCACACCGCTGTTCTTCCGCCAGGCGGTCGGCCGGATCGCCCGGTGGACCCCGGGCCGCCAGTCACAGAAGGCGTACTACTTCGTTCCCGACGATCCCCGGCTGCGACACCACGCCGCCAACATCGCCGAGACCCGCCGCCACTCGATCGACAAGCGCATCGCCAACGACGTGCAGAAGGACACTGCGCTCGACGACCTCAGCCGCGCGGTCGAGATCGAGGAGCAACCGTCCCTCTTCCAGGCGTTGTCCTCCACGGCGATGGACACCGACGACGACTCGTCGTCGCTCTCGTCGTCGATCGACGACGGGACCGACCCGAACGAGGACGTGATCGTCGAGATGGACGAGCTGGCGGGACTTCCCATCGACCTGCCGCCGCCACCGGCCCTGCCCGGCCGCGGAACGGACCCGAGAGCGGCGCTGGGCGACCTGCGTTCGCGCCACGCCCGCAAGAAGGACCTGCGGCAGTGGAACGCCGACAAGGTCCTCGAACTCGTGCGCTCGACGGGTATGGACCATCGATCGGTCAATGCCGAACTGAACCGGCGCAGCCGCGTCGAGCGGGTCGCCGAGGCCGACGAGGTGTCGCTGCGGCGCCGCCTCGACACCGCAAACGCCTGGCTCGAGAGCCTCCGGCGGTAG
- a CDS encoding SDR family NAD(P)-dependent oxidoreductase: protein MTRNAPSPTTAVVVTGGASGIGRACADAVAADGRPVAIWDLQGDAATGAADEIASEHGVATIGLGIDVTRTDLLAGAAADAVAAVGPLGGFVHAAGVVSADVIGALDHDAWDRVVDVNLTAHAMLSQALLPHLREAGQGSAIVGISSIEGIIGHAFIPAYCASKAGLLGLTRSMAAQLAPDGIRVNAVCPGYIDTPLLPQGDGMTEVYTAGQPMGRLGRPEEVATAVRFLLSDEASFITGTQLVIDGGSTCVD, encoded by the coding sequence ATGACTCGAAACGCGCCCTCGCCCACCACCGCCGTTGTCGTCACGGGGGGCGCCTCCGGCATCGGCCGGGCGTGCGCCGACGCCGTCGCCGCCGACGGGCGCCCGGTGGCGATCTGGGATCTCCAAGGTGATGCGGCGACCGGAGCGGCGGACGAGATCGCGTCCGAGCACGGTGTGGCCACGATCGGTCTGGGCATCGACGTCACCCGGACGGACCTGCTGGCCGGTGCTGCCGCCGACGCAGTCGCGGCCGTGGGTCCGTTGGGCGGATTCGTCCACGCCGCGGGGGTGGTCAGCGCGGACGTGATCGGTGCGCTCGATCACGACGCCTGGGACAGGGTCGTCGACGTGAACCTGACCGCCCACGCCATGCTCAGCCAGGCGCTGCTGCCCCACCTGCGGGAGGCCGGCCAGGGTTCGGCCATCGTCGGCATCTCCTCGATCGAAGGCATCATCGGCCACGCGTTCATCCCGGCCTACTGCGCGTCGAAGGCCGGACTGCTCGGACTGACGCGGTCGATGGCCGCCCAGCTGGCCCCTGACGGCATCCGGGTCAACGCGGTCTGCCCCGGCTACATCGACACACCGTTGCTCCCGCAGGGTGACGGGATGACCGAGGTGTACACGGCAGGACAGCCCATGGGCCGCCTCGGGCGGCCCGAGGAGGTTGCCACGGCGGTGCGTTTCCTCCTGTCCGACGAGGCCTCGTTCATCACCGGCACCCAGCTGGTGATCGACGGCGGCTCTACATGCGTGGACTGA
- the galK gene encoding galactokinase, producing the protein MRGLNASARATAAHRARWGPPTLVVRAPGRVNLIGEHTDYNDGFVLPMALPFDTVIAVSAAPDGRSVLSSEGFGDAVIGAPVGSPPWAAHVQSMVDILASDGVAAPPWRGTVASDIPAGAGLSSSAAIEVAVGWVVATLAGREVDPVAVARYGQEAESRLLGAPTGLMDQLASAGAVAGSAQLIDCRSYERRSVRLPSDAGFVVMDTSTRRRLAGSEFATRMATCRRAAELLGVAALRDATADDVATLQGAHDLEWRRATHVVAENERTVAAAAAMDADDATTLGRLMTESHRSLRDLFEVSSEALDAIVDAASSAPGCFGARMTGGGFAGCAVALVAADRVDSFRAEVAAGFEQATGKTATMWVCDAGPGAGIEFQEAP; encoded by the coding sequence ATGCGTGGACTGAACGCGTCGGCGCGGGCGACAGCAGCCCATCGTGCGCGGTGGGGGCCACCGACGCTGGTGGTTCGGGCCCCGGGGCGCGTCAACCTGATCGGCGAGCACACGGACTACAACGACGGTTTCGTGCTGCCGATGGCGCTTCCGTTCGACACCGTCATTGCCGTGAGCGCGGCGCCGGATGGTCGTTCGGTGTTGTCGTCGGAAGGCTTCGGCGACGCAGTCATCGGTGCGCCGGTGGGGTCGCCACCGTGGGCCGCGCACGTGCAGTCGATGGTCGACATCCTGGCATCCGACGGCGTGGCCGCGCCGCCGTGGCGGGGGACGGTGGCGAGCGACATTCCCGCCGGGGCGGGCCTGTCGTCGTCGGCGGCGATCGAGGTGGCGGTCGGCTGGGTGGTGGCCACGTTGGCCGGTCGCGAGGTCGATCCCGTTGCGGTCGCCCGCTACGGGCAAGAAGCCGAGAGCCGGTTGCTCGGCGCGCCGACGGGGTTGATGGATCAGCTGGCCTCGGCGGGGGCGGTCGCCGGGTCGGCCCAGCTCATCGACTGCCGTTCCTACGAGCGCCGGTCGGTGCGGCTCCCGAGCGATGCCGGCTTCGTGGTGATGGACACCTCGACCCGCCGCCGTCTCGCCGGCTCCGAGTTCGCGACCCGCATGGCGACGTGTCGGCGAGCCGCGGAGCTCCTCGGCGTGGCTGCGCTTCGCGATGCCACGGCCGACGACGTTGCGACGTTGCAGGGCGCGCACGACCTCGAGTGGCGTCGGGCGACGCACGTGGTGGCCGAGAACGAGCGTACGGTCGCCGCCGCAGCGGCCATGGACGCCGACGACGCCACGACCCTGGGCCGGTTGATGACCGAGAGCCATCGCAGTCTTCGAGATCTCTTCGAGGTCTCGAGTGAGGCGCTGGACGCGATCGTGGATGCGGCGTCGAGCGCACCCGGGTGCTTCGGTGCCCGCATGACGGGCGGCGGGTTCGCCGGTTGTGCCGTGGCGCTGGTCGCCGCCGACAGGGTCGATTCGTTCCGGGCCGAGGTCGCGGCGGGATTCGAGCAGGCCACCGGCAAGACGGCCACGATGTGGGTGTGTGACGCTGGTCCGGGTGCCGGCATCGAGTTCCAGGAGGCGCCATGA
- a CDS encoding alpha-glucosidase/alpha-galactosidase produces the protein MTKICFVGAGSTVFAKNLLGDILSFPELASATIALHDIDADRLATSTLVARRIAQTLDVEPVIEATTDRRRALADADYVITMFQVGGYEPATVTDFEIPGRYGLRQTIADTLGIGGIMRGLRTIPVLLDICRDMEEVSGDATLLNYVNPMAMLCWAVDRATTIDTVGLCHSVQGTAAQLADDLAIPIDEIRYRCAGINHMAFYLEFERETADGRIDLTPAIAARAQGEMPKRHGYLSDAVRYEMFRRLGYFVTESSEHFAEYVPWFIKDGRDDLLNRFGVPLDEYPRRCEYQIERWETERARLEDPSQPLEVQRSPEYGSEIIHSMETGTPRVIYGNVPNRGLISNLPDGCCVEVPCLVDANGVQPTVVGELPPQLAAMMQTNINVQSLTVEAVLTGRRDHVVHAAMLDPHTAAELDLDQIESLVDELITAHGDLIPPALRLP, from the coding sequence ATGACCAAGATCTGTTTCGTCGGTGCGGGCAGCACCGTGTTCGCCAAGAACCTGCTCGGCGACATCCTGTCCTTCCCCGAGCTGGCTTCGGCTACGATCGCCCTGCACGACATCGACGCCGACCGGCTCGCGACGTCGACACTCGTGGCGAGACGAATCGCGCAGACCCTCGACGTCGAACCCGTCATCGAGGCGACGACCGATCGGCGGCGCGCTCTCGCCGACGCCGACTACGTGATCACGATGTTCCAGGTGGGCGGCTACGAACCGGCCACGGTCACCGACTTCGAGATCCCCGGTCGGTACGGGCTGCGCCAGACCATCGCCGACACCCTGGGCATCGGTGGGATCATGCGGGGACTGCGCACCATTCCGGTCCTCCTCGACATCTGTCGCGACATGGAGGAGGTCAGTGGCGACGCGACGCTGCTCAACTACGTGAACCCGATGGCCATGCTGTGCTGGGCCGTCGACCGGGCGACCACGATCGACACCGTCGGCCTCTGCCACAGCGTGCAGGGGACCGCGGCCCAACTGGCCGACGACCTGGCGATCCCGATCGACGAGATCCGCTATCGATGCGCCGGCATCAACCACATGGCCTTCTATCTCGAGTTCGAGCGCGAGACGGCCGACGGCCGGATCGACCTCACGCCGGCCATCGCGGCGAGGGCGCAGGGCGAGATGCCGAAGCGCCACGGGTACCTGTCCGATGCGGTCCGCTACGAGATGTTCCGACGTCTCGGCTACTTCGTGACCGAGTCGAGCGAACACTTCGCCGAGTACGTGCCGTGGTTCATCAAGGACGGGCGGGACGACCTGCTCAACCGGTTCGGGGTGCCGCTCGACGAGTACCCCCGTCGCTGCGAGTACCAGATCGAGCGCTGGGAGACCGAACGGGCTCGGCTCGAGGACCCGTCGCAGCCGCTCGAGGTGCAACGCAGTCCCGAGTACGGCTCGGAGATCATCCACAGCATGGAGACGGGCACCCCCCGGGTGATCTACGGCAATGTCCCCAACCGGGGGCTGATCTCCAACCTGCCCGACGGCTGCTGCGTCGAGGTGCCCTGTCTGGTCGACGCCAACGGTGTGCAGCCGACGGTGGTCGGCGAGCTGCCGCCGCAGCTCGCGGCGATGATGCAGACGAACATCAACGTGCAGTCGCTGACCGTCGAAGCCGTGCTCACCGGCCGCCGAGACCATGTGGTCCACGCCGCGATGCTCGATCCGCACACCGCCGCGGAGCTCGACCTCGACCAGATCGAGTCGTTGGTCGACGAACTCATCACCGCCCACGGCGACCTCATCCCTCCGGCCCTTCGTCTCCCGTAG